In Haematobia irritans isolate KBUSLIRL chromosome 1, ASM5000362v1, whole genome shotgun sequence, a genomic segment contains:
- the LOC142221166 gene encoding formylglycine-generating enzyme, whose protein sequence is MIFKILVYILLIVPAKFDCGCNKLDRDDKKVEKEKSHNDVEADSKVCQQKAKTNNRHYRDYYPEPDYPDMSLIPGGKYLIGTDDPHFPEDHESPERLVDIKDFYMDKYEVSNKKFREFVKATKYVTEAEKFGDSFLLKTLLSEEQQKELEDFRVAAAPWWFKVKGVSWRHPHGRDNNPKDWEDHPVVHVSWNDAVAYCKWSGKRLPTEAEWEVACRGGKKRKLFPWGNKLMPKEEHWLNIWQGEFPDGNTKEDGYETTCPVDKFPQNIYGLHNIVGNVWEWTQDMWTRDDNSQNPNYVKKGGSYLCHKSYCYRYRCAARSQNSADSSAGNLGFRCAKDSE, encoded by the exons ATGATTTTTAAGATCTTAGTATATATACTGCTTATAGTAccagcaaaatttgattgcggATGTAATAAACTAGACAGAGATGATAAAAAAGTGGAAAAGGAGAAATCACACAATGATGTAGAAGCAGATTCAAAAGTATGTCAACAAAAggcaaaaacaaacaatagaCACTACCGGGATTATTATCCAGAACCAGATTATCCGGATATGTCACTTATACCGGGGGGAAAATATCTCATTGGTACCGACGATCCCCATTTTCCTGAAGACCATGAATCACCTGAACGATTAGTAGATATAAAGGATTTCTATATGGACAAGTATGAGGtatctaataaaaaatttcgggAATTTGTGAAAGCAACAAAGTACGTAACGGAAGCCGAAAAGTTCGGAGATAGTTTCCTTTTGAAGACATTATTAAGTGAAGAACAACAAAAGGAACTTGAAGACTTTAGAGTGGCTGCAGCTCCATGGTGGTTTAAAGTCAAAGGTGTATCGTGGCGTCATCCTCATGGTAGAGATAATAATCCAAAGGATTGGGAAGATCATCCGGTTGTACATGTATCGTGGAATGATGCAGTGGCCTATTGTAAATGGTCCGGAAAACGTTTACCTACCGAAGCTGAGTGGGAAGTTGCTTGTAGGGGAGGCAAGAAGCGAAAGCTTTTCCCATGGGGCAATAAACTTATGCCCAAAGAGGAACATTG GCTAAACATTTGGCAAGGAGAGTTCCCCGATGGAAATACTAAAGAAGATGGTTATGAAACCACTTGTCCCGTTgataaatttcctcaaaatatttatgGACTTCACAACATTGTTGGTAATGTATGGGAATGGACACAAGATATGTGGACGAGGGATGACAATAGCCAAAATCCTAATTATGTGAAAAAGGGGGGATCATATCTTTGCCACAAATCCTATTGTTATCGCTATCGTTGCGCTGCACGTTCCCAGAACTCTGCCGATAGTTCTGCAGGTAATCTGGGTTTTCGATGCGCCAAGGATTCAGAATGA
- the LOC142221167 gene encoding uncharacterized protein LOC142221167 codes for MNILPKKRWHVRTKDNIARVRRDEAAAREEEQKKQEKLEFAESEARINFLRKRSGLPEKHTDASAYDEIKLSTNEEDPTSSGHVNLFADYKTHVKTTNKDLEKEKKDEQEKYEKQIGYLTYLGQDTNEALRLKSWYEVAPKRLDVGEEREIVEKDIKNKYSHDPLTLINALLPPEPKAIGKTTPTKRKRSPSPVLTKTSDESSSKDSRKHKKHKKEKKKHQKKKNKKRHKDHKKKKSKSKERFDEEDVLKKRLKLEEMRKERLRRELAEKARQDALLAPKESTKPADNVPSTPRVVQKYNSQFNPEYAKQNMN; via the exons ATGAATATTTTACCCAAAAAGAGATGGCACGTCCGGACTAAGGACAACATAGCCCGTGTAAGAAGGGACGAAGCGGCGGCCCGTGAAGAGGAACAAAAGAAACAGGAAAAGTTGGAATTTGCG GAAAGTGAAGCTCGTATTAACTTTCTTCGTAAACGTTCAGGGCTACCAGAAAAACACACAGATGCTAGTGCATatgatgaaataaaactttctaccaATGAAGAGGACCCAACATCAAGTGGCCATGTTAATCTTTTTGCCGATTATAAAACACATGTAAAGACTACCAACAAAGATTTGGAAAAGGAAAAGAAAGACGAACAGgagaaatatgaaaaacaaatcgGCTATTTGACATATCTGGGGCAGGATACAAATGAAGCATTACGTCTGAAAAGCTGGTATGAAGTTGCACCCAAACGTTTGGATGTAGGCGAGGAAAGAGAGATTGTGGAAAAagacattaaaaacaaatacagCCATGATCCATTAACATTAATAAATGCCCTCCTTCCACCAGAGCCCAAGGCTATTGGAAAGACCACTCCCACAAAACGTAAAAGAAGTCCAAGTCCAGTTTTAACCAAAACATCTGATGAAAGTTCTAGTAAAGATtcaagaaaacataaaaaacacaaaaaggaAAAGAAAAAACACCAAAAGAAGAAGAATAAAAAACGCCATAAAGatcacaagaagaagaaaagtaAATCAAAAGAACGTTTCGACGAGGAGGATGTGTTGAAGAAACGTTTGAAACTAGAAGAGATGAGAAAAGAACGACTAAGACGAGAATTGGCGGAGAAAGCAAGGCAAGATGCATTGCTTGCTCCCAAAGAGAGTACAAAGCCGGCTGACAATGTTCCATCTACACCGCGTGTAGTTCAAAAGTACAATAGTCAATTTAATCCAGAGTATGCAAAgcaaaatatgaattga
- the E2f1 gene encoding E2F transcription factor 1, producing MSKYFVSTTTSAAATTNANIYQSNNTNNTNVGPTSGAIRKLFGDNVVATGSISTGKNTTRSGISSAAVGNTKTSRVFMTQTSQHHQQLTATSAANATNMATHLLDHGYGVTLAPQQTSNASSNVVVAASTVITTTTPATANNSNTTSPASQQQKYKSTDMTQYYKVKRRIPMSDSHPKKQAKQSMQHQTAYQQQSQQQSQQQQQQHQTSHHHHQPHHNVTVRSGKQVATQQQQQQQIALNFPTPSPQPARPPSSASSTSSSSALMAPNFLYKLGGGTPSSNSQNNSNSAASAKRTPEGNRADTSLGILTKKFVDLLQESPDGVVDLNDASTKLSVQKRRIYDITNVLEGIGILEKKSKNNIQWKCGNSLLTSERSNDIKLENERLEQKENELNMLIDEIRNELHGEISRNDQLAYVTHSDLLNVDLFKDQIIIVIKAPPEAKLVLPDSLNPREIHVKAENNGEINVFLCHDTSPENSPNFGQTAMGQRQASTAAVQQTHDPLMDELSHLTPLMEAEKRHRLGVPVVPSSSTYPTNVRSAQRNLSKSIEEAAQADLSLSTAYSSQDQQTQHHHHLHHQALVNDDDFNIVYPTITRPVISQVSTQDQQQRRQQLNSAIEDVMGSSSVDGLMSCSSNAQQQQRRLTGDSNGDSNDSNQTLTLTHGSTVGQMGTTSALAKKSGLRNDVNFVDCAMDNQQNTKHTQLITGSSTSSSSANSSSVSSPQHDSFEAATTTSAGGQSLQGQQQTLHHQEQQQHLLASHSADVTNSPQLSSHIVTTNSNCGNSSTTTGVRNALISDTVNLSPTPYNYFEDLPPLLPIEPPLDGYYNFSLGQSEGLIDLFNDFV from the exons atgtcaaaatattttgtcagtaCTACAACAAGTGCTGCAGCCACCACAAATGCCAATATCTATcaatcgaataacacaaacaacACGAATGTGGGTCCAACATCGGGTGCGATACGTAAACTATTCGGCGATAATGTTGTGGCAACAGGATCTATTAGTActggcaaaaatacaacaaggTCTGGTATCTCATCAGCAGCGGTGGGGAATACAAAAACCTCTCGGGTTTTTATGACACAAACATCCCAACATCACCAGCAGCTAACAGCAACATCAGCGGCGAATGCCACAAATATGGCTACACATTTGTTGGATCATGGCTATGGTGTCACATTGGCTCCCCAACAAACATCCAATGCCTCGTCGAATGTAGTCGTCGCCGCATCAACGGTGATAACTACGACAACGCCAGCTACAGCAAATAATTCTAATACAACATCACCTGCCTCGCAACAACAGAAATACAAGTCCACAGATATGACACAATATTATAAG GTGAAACGGCGTATTCCTATGAGTGATAGTCATCCCAAGAAACAAGCCAAACAAAGCATGCAACACCAAACCGCCTATCAACAACAATCGCAACAGCAGtcccagcagcagcaacaacagcatCAAACGTCGCATCATCACCACCAACCCCACCATAATGTCACTGTGCGGAGTGGCAAACAGGTGGCAactcaacagcaacaacaacaacaaattgcaTTGAATTTTCCCACACCCTCACCACAACCAGCCCGACCTCCTTCATCCGCCTCATCGACTTCTTCATCATCAGCTTTAATGGCCCCCAATTTCCTGTATAAACTTGGAGGAGGTACACCATCTTCGAATTCTCAAAACAATTCCAATTCGGCAGCATCGGCCAAACGTACGCCCGAGGGCAATCGTGCCGATACATCTTTGGGTAttctaacgaaaaaatttgttgatctcTTGCAAGAGTCACCCGATGGTGTGGTGGATTTAAATGATGCCTCAACGAAATTATCAGTGCAGAAACGCCGTATCTATGACATTACCAACGTACTCGAAGGCATTGGTATATTGGAGAAGAAATCGAAGAATAACATACAATGGAAATGTGGCAATTCATTGTTGACATCGGAACGATCCAATGATATTAAACTGGAAAATGAACGTCTCGAACAGAAGGAGAATGAGTTGAATATGCTAATCGATGAAATACGCAATGAATTACATGGCGAAATATCGCGTAATGATCAATTGGCGTATGTGACGCACAGCGATTTATTGAATGTTGATCTGTTTAAAGATCAAATAATTATAGTTATAAAAGCGCCACCAGAAGCAAAACTTGTG TTACCTGATTCTTTGAACCCTCGTGAGATCCATGTGAAAGCCGAGAATAATGGAGAAATCAATGTTTTTCTATGCCATGATACATCGCCGGAAAATTCGCCAAATTTTGGTCAAACGGCTATGGGCCAAAGGCAAGCATCGACTGCTGCTGTACAGCAAACACATGATCCCCTTATGGATGAACTTAGCCATTTGACACCACTAATGGAAGCAGAAAAACGGCATCGATTAG GTGTACCTGTTGTACCCTCTTCATCAACATATCCCACAAATGTACGTTCAGCGCAACGTAATCTTAGTAAATCAATTGAGGAAGCTGCCCAAGCAGATTTATCTTTGAGTACTGCCTACAGTAGTCAAGATCAACAAactcagcatcatcatcatctgcaTCATCAGGCATTGGTGAATGATGATGATTTTAATATTGTATATCCAACAATAACAAGACCGGTCATAAGCCAAGTTTCCACACAAGACCAACAACAAAGGAGGCAGCAATTAAACTCTGCCATTGAGGATGTTATGGGGTCTTCTTCAGTTGATGGCCTAATGTCTTGCTCCTCAAATGCTCAACAACAGCAGCGACGTCTAACAGGCGACAGCAATGGGGATAGCAATGATTCCAATCAAACACTTACGCTTACACATGGCTCAACAGTGGGCCAAATGGGAACAACCAGTGCGCTGGCCAAGAAATCAGGTTTACGTAACGATGTCAACTTTGTGGATTGTGCAATGGACAACCAACAGAACACAAAGCATACGCAATTGATAACAGGCAGTAGTACATCGTCATCGTCGGCCAATTCGTCGTCGGTGTCATCGCCACAACATGATAGTTTTGAAGCAGCAACCACAACGTCCGCTGGCGGTCAATCTTTGCAAGGGCAACAGCAAACACTACATCATCAAGAGCAGCAGCAACATCTTTTAGCTTCTCATAGCGCTGATGTTACCAACTCACCACAACTCTCCTCTCATATCGTTACAACAAATTCGAATTGTGGCAATAGCTCAACCACAACTGGCGTCCGGAACGCGCTAATTTCGGATACTGTAAATCTAAGTCCCACACCTTATAACT ATTTTGAAGACTTGCCACCACTGTTGCCCATTGAACCACCATTGGATGGTTATTACAATTTCTCATTGGGTCAATCCGAAGGTcttattgatttatttaatgatttcgtttaa